The genomic segment CGATAAGGCATGACACCCGCTATCCAACTACTCAATAAGCACAAAGCAGACTTCAACATACTTAAATTTGACCACGACCCGGGCACCACAGATTTTGCTCAGGAGGCAACTGAGGCGTTGGCCCTGGCGCCGCAACAAGTGTTTAAAACTTTGGTGATAAGCGTTGATGGTCGACTCTTTGTTGCCGTCACACCATCCACTCAACTTGTTGATTTGAAAGCTTTTGCAAAGAGTTGTAAGGGGAAAAAGGCGCAGCTTGCAACGCAGCAGCAGGCCGAAAATGCAACAGGTTATCAGTTAGGCGGGATCAGCCCGTTCGCACACAAAAAACGCTTACCCGTAATGTTGCACAGATCCGCACTCGATTATCAGGTAATCTATGTCAGTGGCGGTCGACGAGGCCTGGAGTTAGCGATCGGTCCGGATACGATTAAAGCACTGTGCTCAGCTCAGGTTGCTGATTTTTAACTCTTCTGGTTTGCATGTAATTCGTGGCCTCTCATTGGCGGGCAGTAGAAAAACTTACACCGACCTCTTTATTAGTATAAAAATCACTCAAAAAACTCAATTCAGCGAACACTTGTAAGCTATTAATTATTTAGAAATTTTTTAAACAACTCAGACCTTTCAGTAAAAAACCCGTTAAAAAGTAACGTAGAGTAATTGATCTAAACGAAATTTTGTGCCGTAATGTAACCATATCAATCTGGTCGGATGAGTTTATTATGAGTTTAAGAACACAACTAAGAAAAATATTGCCTAGCATTTCAGTTACCGAGCAAGAAGCGCTTGATGCGGGAGATGTCTGGCTTGAAGGCTCAATCTATCGCGGCAAACCAGACTTCGACGCATTGCGTGCGGTACCAGAAGCCAAATTAACTAGCGAAGAACAAGCTTTCCTGGACGGTCCAGTGCAGGAATTGATGGCGATGATCGACGATTCTGTGATCCAGAACGAAAAGCATTTGCCAGAGCATATCCTTGAATTTTTGAAAAAAGAGCGTTTCTTCTCTTTGATCATTCCTAAAGAGTACGGTGGCCGAGAATTCAGCCCATATGCAAACTCGACCATAGTGGGCACTATCGCAACTAAGTCTTCGGCAGTTGCCGTGACTGTAATGGTTCCTAACTCGCTTGGTCCGGGTGAGCTGCTGATGCACTATGGCACCAAAGAGCAGCAGGCACATTACTTGCCGCGCCTTGCCAATGGTACAGATATCCCATGTTTTGCATTGACCAGCCCGGAAGCCGGCTCTGATGCAGGTGGTATCCCAGATCAAGGTATTGTTACTAAAGGTCAGTACAACGGTGAAGAGGTGCTGGGTCTGGAAGTCACCTGGGATAAGCGTTACATCACACTTGCGCCTATCGCAACCGTGCTGGGTCTGGCATTTAAAGTGTTCGATCCGCAGGGGTTACTCGGTGGCAAAGAGTCACTGGGGATCACCTGTGCTCTGATCCCTAAATCGCACCCAGGTGTTGAGCTGGGCAATCGCCATGATCCTATGGGGATCCGTTTTTACAACGGCACAACACGCGGTGAAAAAGTATTTATTCCAATGGATTTCATTATTGGCGGCCAACAGAACATAGGTCGCGGCTGGCAAATGCTGGTTAGTTGTCTGGGCGCTGGTCGCGGTATTTCATTGCCAGCACTAGGCGTATCTACCAGTCAGGTTGCACTAAAATCAGCCTCTGAATATGCCGCGGTGCGTGAACAGTTTGGTCTGGCCATCGGTCAGTTCGAAGGTATTCAGGAAAAGCTGGCCGACATCGCGGGTAAAACCTATTTGCAAGAAGCCATGCGTGTGTTGACCACAGAAGGTTTGGGAATGGGTCTTAAGCCTTCAGTTGTTACGGCCATCGCGAAGTACCACATGACAGAAACTGGCCGAGATGTGCTGGATTCAGCAATGGATATTTTGGCAGGTAAAGCAATTCAGAATGGTCCGCAAAATACACTTGCCAGTGGGTATGTGGCTCAACCAATTGCAATTACAGTGGAAGGCGCGAATATTCTTACCCGTAACCTGATGATATTCGGTCAAGGTGTAATGCGCTGTCACCCTTACCTGCAGTCGATGGTTGAAGCAATTCACAGCGAAGAGGCTGATGCCGATAAGACCTTTAACAAGATTTTACGTAAAACGGTTGGGTACAGCGTCGCAAACAGTTTACGTGCTTTCAAGTTGGGTCTGCTTCCTTTCACTGCGGGTAGCAAGTCAAGTTTGCCAGAGGTACAGCAATACGAAAAAGCCGCACAGCGTTTGTCAGCGAAATTGGCTGTGTATGCGGACTTTTCATTGCTTGTTTTGGGCGGAAAGTTAAAACAAGCAGAAATGTTGTCTGCGCGTTTGGGCGACGTGATGAGTTACCTTTACGCGGCAATGGCTTCTATCAAGTACTACGAGCAAAAAGTGGCTGTTACAGACCGAGAAGCGGCCGCACCTTACTTCCACTATGCAACACGATATGCACTGATTGAAGCTGAGCAGGCATTGCATAAGTTCTTGGATAACTTCCCTGCATCAGGAACGCGTAAGTTTATGCGAGTGTTGACAATGCAGTTTAGCCACTCAATGCCGCAGATCAACGACGATATGGTGCGTGAATTGGCGACGGCGGCACAGCTGGATACCGCGTTTAAAGCTCAGTTGACTCATTTGGTTAAACCACAAGCTGGCGATGGTCACGACATTAACGAGCAGGCATACAAAGCCAAGATCGCATGTCTGGATCTGCTAAGCAAAGTTAAAAAAGCGCTGAAAAAGCGCGAGATCAAAGCGGGTGTACGCTTTTACGAAACACTGGATAACGCTCTGATAGCTAAAGTCATTACTGAGACCGAATACGCACAGTTGATCGATTATAACCGCAAGCGTGAAAAAGCGATTCGTGTTGACGAGTTTGACTTTGACCTTAACCTTCTGGACGATCAGACTGGTTCAGTCAATGTAAAGTCTGCCGTTAATCAGTAATCATCAATACGCGATTCACTGCAAAGCCCCGTTGATACGGGGCTTTTTCGTAAGTGGTTGTTATGACCAGCCTTGAAGTGTTTAAAGACGTGTTACACTGTGAGATAAACATATCTCCGGCAAGTTATCGTCAATATCAACTTAACAACTCAGGGAGTGTTATGTCAGCTTCAACACTTGTTTCGCACGTTATGACCATGTTGCCAGATCCACAACACTGCCAGGCGCTGTGGAGTGGCTGTGGTCACATTTATAAGTTCACTTATCAGGGGAACATGCTTGTTGCCAAGGTTGCGGCCGTGCCTGCGCAGCTTGAACATAGACACATTGCTCAAAGCGAGCATTCGCTGAATCGTAAACATCGCTCATATGAAAAGGAATTGATGTTTTATCAAGATACTGCGCAAGATTATCTTAATGAATGTGCGTTGCCACAGGTAAAAGCCGTTGCAAATCGCGACGAGGCTTTTGTATTTGTGTTTACTGACTTTGAAACTCAGGGTTATCGCAACGTTAGCAAAGCAGAACCATGGCACGTTACTCAAATGATAGCATGGCTTGCGCGTTTTCACGCGATTGGGCTTGTCAGCTCCCACACACCAAACA from the Pseudoalteromonas sp. R3 genome contains:
- a CDS encoding aminoacyl-tRNA deacylase, giving the protein MTPAIQLLNKHKADFNILKFDHDPGTTDFAQEATEALALAPQQVFKTLVISVDGRLFVAVTPSTQLVDLKAFAKSCKGKKAQLATQQQAENATGYQLGGISPFAHKKRLPVMLHRSALDYQVIYVSGGRRGLELAIGPDTIKALCSAQVADF
- a CDS encoding acyl-CoA dehydrogenase, producing the protein MSLRTQLRKILPSISVTEQEALDAGDVWLEGSIYRGKPDFDALRAVPEAKLTSEEQAFLDGPVQELMAMIDDSVIQNEKHLPEHILEFLKKERFFSLIIPKEYGGREFSPYANSTIVGTIATKSSAVAVTVMVPNSLGPGELLMHYGTKEQQAHYLPRLANGTDIPCFALTSPEAGSDAGGIPDQGIVTKGQYNGEEVLGLEVTWDKRYITLAPIATVLGLAFKVFDPQGLLGGKESLGITCALIPKSHPGVELGNRHDPMGIRFYNGTTRGEKVFIPMDFIIGGQQNIGRGWQMLVSCLGAGRGISLPALGVSTSQVALKSASEYAAVREQFGLAIGQFEGIQEKLADIAGKTYLQEAMRVLTTEGLGMGLKPSVVTAIAKYHMTETGRDVLDSAMDILAGKAIQNGPQNTLASGYVAQPIAITVEGANILTRNLMIFGQGVMRCHPYLQSMVEAIHSEEADADKTFNKILRKTVGYSVANSLRAFKLGLLPFTAGSKSSLPEVQQYEKAAQRLSAKLAVYADFSLLVLGGKLKQAEMLSARLGDVMSYLYAAMASIKYYEQKVAVTDREAAAPYFHYATRYALIEAEQALHKFLDNFPASGTRKFMRVLTMQFSHSMPQINDDMVRELATAAQLDTAFKAQLTHLVKPQAGDGHDINEQAYKAKIACLDLLSKVKKALKKREIKAGVRFYETLDNALIAKVITETEYAQLIDYNRKREKAIRVDEFDFDLNLLDDQTGSVNVKSAVNQ